The genomic DNA CCAATGCGTTGTAAATAATATCAgtcaaataaatatatatattatagaagTAGTTCAATTAATTTAAGGCTTAAGATTTAAATATACATCGAGCTTTATTATTAAGTGGTTGTTGCATgtgaataaaattataatttcttgTTTAACTATGATTATAATTTATAAAGATTTACAATCTTTCAAAATATCCTATTGGAATAATGAAAGATTAATCTTTATTCCTTTAACAAACACCGTCGATAATGATTCAAAAATATCCTATTAGAATAATGAAAGATTAATCTTTGTTCCTTTAACAAACACATCGATAATGAACATAACAAGTCATAATCAATCTTCcattttaaagttaaattttgTCTTGAGATAATCTAACTCACAAAACAACTTAAAATTATTCCAActgtatttttatttaattttaaaaaccatACGAGTACATTTAGAGAAAAAAAAGATTAATTCTATTTTGAAAgtcgatttgaatttttttaaaaaattagggcATAGAAACAGGTAATTTAGGATTAGTGGtgaatttaatttctcaaaaatataaaattacacttatatttttaaaaaatcacattttaaccactaaattaatataataataaatttacattttaaccaCTTATAATTTTCTTTTTGGTGCTAACTTAAAGTTCTTCCACATAGCTATATCCGCTTTCAAATGGTGTAAAATATAAATTGTACATTGGACATTTTTGTATTGATTATTTTATAAGATTTGGACTATACATCTAAGCAGTCGGTTTGGTAACGATTTCAACCTGAGcgtatttttctaataataaattAGTGTAATTAATTCTCTTttataccaattaaaattttaattccacTCAATTTCGGTcacattaattaaaatattatgtaCCAATTGATAcatgaataatatatatacaatttctaatcTTTTCTGTAtggtaaaaataacaaaaatttatcGAACTATTATACTTCGACagatacataaatattttatatttaaaatttatttaatattaatttgatatttgtcaatatattatatatttatatacatatattaaatatataatttaaaatataactaAATTTGAAACAGTGTATCTAAACAAATTAATACTGATACGtactaattttaataaaataaataaatttaccgGACATTACAAACTACCTTGCAATGGAATATTACATAGAGCTACTTGCCCTTATTATTCGATCGCCTGGGAAGTTGCTTGTCGCAATAGGAAGGATTAAAAAAGGCATGGAAAATAAGGCCCGATAATGATATGGAAAACCGAACAATAATTACAGCAACTATTATTACAGTAAATTCCAACAAGACGTAAAGTATAATACACATAAAGCTGTAACACACCCTCAGCAAACCCAAAGACCAACAAAATATCATAATGGGTGACTTATAACCACATACCATATACGAAGACTAGAAATGACAAGATCTTTGAACTTACTCTTCTTGATCAGGCTGCAAGTACTACAATCACGATGAGAAGCACAATTCCGAATATCACCAGGAGCAAGCAGGCCTGCACAAGCCAATTTAGATGGTGCCATCAATCAGAGCATATATATGTGTCCTGATGGTGCTTTTTATAAAGAATCAGAGTATTGTATGTTACCAGAGAAGAACTTGATCTCTGGATCTTTGTAGCTTTTACAAGATGGGATTTTGCTTGTACAGTGGCAACCTGTGAATTTTCGATATGTGTTCCGATGTCATCTGCATTATAGATATGCTTTTGGTACATTTCAAGGTGATTCAGAACAAGCATAGTGAATTCAGTGCAAAGGATGAAATGCTTTTACCAATTAGAGCTCCTTGTTCATGAACTAGCACTGCAAGATCTTTGAATATCTCGTTGACCTCACCAATTTTCTGCTGAATTTCTTGTATTCCTAGTTCTCTTTCTTCAATAATAGCCTCATTAAATGTAATCTCATTATCCAACAGCACAACCTCCTGTCTTTAAGAAGAAAAAAATACTCAAACGGTAAAAAGGCTGCAGTTGGATATCAAATGATATTCAGTTATAAGAATATAATAGATAAACAACATCCATGGATCACAGAGAAGCAATAGTTATAGTAGTAGCAGGATATGGCTCCATAAGTATTTAGAATATACAATTCAGAAAGACATAATATCACTTGAGATCTTTTTGATCATTATCACCCTTGAACAAGTGTTTGTATGCATATAAATGTACAGAGAGGCAAAGCTTGCATGTAGATTCATATATTTTACAAGGAAAAAAGAACGGACACAGAGGATTCATGCAACTTCCTAATCTATTTGTAAACCAGAACTTACCTTCTTGATTCCACAAGAAGGGCTTGCTGTTCAGCACCTTTATCTGAAGCTAAGTCTATCTCACTGATCCCGTTGCTGCATGTAACAGGAAGAAGCATGATTAAGGATATCCACACAAAACAAATTTTGCACTTGCAAACAGTAAATGGCAGAAACTTCAGTAAACAATATAGATAATTTTATGTGTGATTTGCGAAGACCATCTTGCTAATAACTCAATTTTCTAAGTATGCCACTAACACAAGAATGATGAACCGTCCTATACATGAAACTACCTTGAAGGAAGAACTGCCTGGGGAACAAAAGGAGTGTATGCCGTTTCTCTTTCGGCTGCAAGCCGTTGAGCCTTCTGAAACTCTTTCAAAACTGCTTGAAAATCCTTGGCAAGTTTAGCATCTATTATCTTCTTGCTTGCCTACAATTACAAAGGATTAAAAGGTCATCAAGTAGTTCCTGAGGAGAAAGGGGGCGTTGAGTGGTTTTATCAATAAATTCAATCACCAATGCATGATGAGTTACTATGAGTTGGAATAGAACAAAAGAAATATTATGAATGAATAACACCAGAGGTCCACAGCTATAATCAACCAAAATCCAAGCTTACGCTAACTTCATCACGGTGATCTGTTTCACTAGCTTGTTTAACTTTGGTGGAAGTGTCCTTCACTAATTGTCCAATATGCAGCCTCGTTTTGTGCCTGCCAATTGAGAAACATGTCAGCTATATTCCCCCACTCATGATCTGATTAGAATATAATAAAAATCACTCGAGAAATTCGAAAGATCATTGCTTATGCAATACAATGTTGGCAGATCGCTAAGTGATCATAAAAACACCAACGTTAACTATCAAGAAACAATATAAAGTTATAAATTTAGAGAATTTCATCTAAATTGGACTTGATACAAAAGCTAAAATCAAAGCGATTAACAAATATAAGAAACAGTTTTGTCTAATTTGATCCAAAATCAAATGATGATAGCATTGAAATACGGTGAAC from Gossypium arboreum isolate Shixiya-1 chromosome 9, ASM2569848v2, whole genome shotgun sequence includes the following:
- the LOC108455864 gene encoding syntaxin-23-like isoform X1 gives rise to the protein MSFQDLEAGRSFPSRQQNLINGKQDATQAVASGIFQINTALSTFQRLVNTLGTPKDSPDLREKLHKTRLHIGQLVKDTSTKVKQASETDHRDEVSASKKIIDAKLAKDFQAVLKEFQKAQRLAAERETAYTPFVPQAVLPSSNGISEIDLASDKGAEQQALLVESRRQEVVLLDNEITFNEAIIEERELGIQEIQQKIGEVNEIFKDLAVLVHEQGALIGCHCTSKIPSCKSYKDPEIKFFSGLLAPGDIRNCASHRDCSTCSLIKKSKFKDLVISSLRIWYVVISHPL
- the LOC108455864 gene encoding syntaxin-22-like isoform X2 — its product is MSFQDLEAGRSFPSRQQNLINGKQDATQAVASGIFQINTALSTFQRLVNTLGTPKDSPDLREKLHKTRLHIGQLVKDTSTKVKQASETDHRDEVSASKKIIDAKLAKDFQAVLKEFQKAQRLAAERETAYTPFVPQAVLPSSNGISEIDLASDKGAEQQALLVESRRQEVVLLDNEITFNEAIIEERELGIQEIQQKIGEVNEIFKDLAVLVHEQGALIDDIGTHIENSQVATVQAKSHLVKATKIQRSSSSLACLLLVIFGIVLLIVIVVLAA